The Myxocyprinus asiaticus isolate MX2 ecotype Aquarium Trade chromosome 4, UBuf_Myxa_2, whole genome shotgun sequence nucleotide sequence ATCTTCTTAACATATTGGTAAATATGAATAACTACCTGGTTGAAATATCTAATATTTctgttaaaaaaatgaataaaagataAGTTCAGGATCTTTATATTTATACAGCACACAACATTGACCAATATCGACTACAATCTTAACTATTTTTTTGTGTACTGATCTTCAGTTTTGATAGATGTGTTTtcataaatccatattttcttaCAAGACAATGTATTATTCTGTGGGTTAAAACCATGTTGTATTACATAAATCATGCATTACATTTTGTACTCCAACACTCTTGTAACTTGCCATAAGCACGGTCTTGTGAGATATAAGTATGTGTaagagcttgtgtgtgtgtgagcctgTGTGTGTGCCCTAAACAGTAGCATACAGCAAAAATCCACTAAATGTGTTATAATGATTCTGATCATCACACAGCCAGCAGCCAGGTTGGAGACTGACAGAAACACGGTCCCCGACACGAAGCTCCACGAGTATGACTGCTGTGGCCTGGTCTTCCTGGTCTTGATCATATATCTCCTTAAGTGCTGCTAGCGCCACACCATTCCGTCTGATACTGGTGCAGACCGCCAGTGGTGCGCCTGGTGACCCTGCATCGCTGAACACAGTTAAAGCCAGGTTGTACACGCCTGACCGTGGCACCGTGAACACACCAGTGGTAGAGTTATAGGCTTCTTCAATGTTGATAAAGATGCTCTGATACACCACATTTATTGCCGTCATCTTT carries:
- the LOC127431721 gene encoding complement C1q and tumor necrosis factor-related protein 9, which gives rise to MKGVAVLFCVLSLVLGQGQIYSWDGTGETLAPDLINPCLTDQNSCGCCVMQRQKWQLEQYLNSSLNSLEDLLTSAQTTLRNIRENRVAFSVGLTDKRRCVGPVKMTAINVVYQSIFINIEEAYNSTTGVFTVPRSGVYNLALTVFSDAGSPGAPLAVCTSIRRNGVALAALKEIYDQDQEDQATAVILVELRVGDRVSVSLQPGCWLCDDQNHYNTFSGFLLYATV